In the genome of Vicinamibacterales bacterium, the window CACGGTTCATCCATCAGGATAATCTCGGGATTGACGGCCACTGCGCGGGCAATGCAGAGCCGTTGCATCTGGCCCCCGGAAAGGCCCATGGCCGATTGATGTAGACGGTCTCTTACCTCATCCCACAGAGCTGCTCGTTTCAGACTCTGCTCCACGGCCTGATCCAACACCCCCCGGTCTTTGATCCCGGCAATACGCAGGCCATAGATGACATTTTCATAGATGGATTTGGGAAAGGGATTCCACTTCTGAAACACCATCCCCACCTTGCGCCTCAGTTCAATGACATCAAGGGATGGATCGTTGATATTTTCACCATCAATGGCAATCAGCCCTTCGATCCGCAACCCCTCAACCAGGTCATTCATCCGGTTGATACAACGAAGAAAAGTCGATTTCCCGCAGCCGGAAGGACCGATCAGGGCCGTCACCTGACTCCGCGGTATCCCAAAACTCATATCCTTGAGCGCTTGACTGGCACCATAAAAGAGATTCAGGTGCTCGACCGCAACCTGCGGAGTGTCAATAGCCATGATGGCAGTATCAGAGTGTGACATTGTGTATCCTTATTTATAGGTCGGCCACGGAGAACCGCTCGCGCATCTTATTACGCAGATGGATTGCCGTGCTCGTCATGATGAGTACGATCAGAATCAACAACAAGGTGGTGACATAGACCATGGGCTTTGCCGCCTCGACATTGGGGGATTGGAAACCGATGTCGTAGATATGAAAGCCGAGGTGCATAAACTTGCGATCCAGGTGCAGATAGGGAAAGCTGCCATCAAGCGGCAGAGCCGGCGCCAGCTTGACCACACCGGTGATCATCAGCGGCGCCACTTCGCCTGCGGCCCGGGCCATGGCCAGGATAAACCCGGTCAGGATCCCAGGGGAAGCCATAGGCAACAGGATCCTGGTCAGGGTCTGAAACTTGGTGGCGGCCAGGGCCTGAGATCCTTCTCGGATACCAGGGGGGATCGCCCCCAGGGCCTCTTCAGTGGCGACAATGACCACCGGCACGGTCAAAAGCCCCAGGGTCAGACTGGCCCAGAGAATCCCGCCCGTGCCAAAGGTGGGAGTCGGTAACATTTCCGGGAAAAAAAGCTGATCGATCTGACCGCCGACACCATACACAAAAAAGCCCAGACCAAAAATACCGTAAACAATGGAAGGGATACCCGCCAGATTATTAACGGCAATACGCACCATTTTGACCAGATAGCCGTCTTTTGCATATTCACGCAGATAAATCCCGGCAATGACCCCGACTGGAAAAGAGAGGATGCTCATCAATAAAATCAGCATAATCGTGCCGAAGATCGCCGGGAACAACCCTCCTTCGGTATTGGATTCCCGCGGCTCAGCAAAGAGCAGCTCTCCCAGTCGTTTTCCATAATAGCTGCATTTTTGCAGCCATGACATGGAATTGGGTTGATAACAGCGGACGATATTGGCCAGGGCAATGATTTTTTCCTGGCCGCCCGCATCCACCATCACGGCCACATTGGCCGAGACGATTGCTCGTTTGCTGCCAAGAAGCACAACCAACCGGTCAAACTCGGCCTTGATATTTTTTTCCTCCTCCTGTAAGGCCGCGGCCACAGGGGTATTCTCTTCCTTATGATACCGCAACCGGGCAAGCTTGTTATTGCTCTGTTCCACCTGGCGATTGAGGGTGGCAATCTGCCTGTCAATCTCTGCAACCTCGGCTTGCTGCGGCAGGATGGCATCAAGGGCTGCCTGCAGGCTCTTTTTTTTATCTGCGGGTAAAATCAGACCAGGGATTTTCAATTCCTTCAAGGAACCGTAAAAATTACCATGCTCCT includes:
- the pstB gene encoding phosphate ABC transporter ATP-binding protein PstB, whose translation is MAIDTPQVAVEHLNLFYGASQALKDMSFGIPRSQVTALIGPSGCGKSTFLRCINRMNDLVEGLRIEGLIAIDGENINDPSLDVIELRRKVGMVFQKWNPFPKSIYENVIYGLRIAGIKDRGVLDQAVEQSLKRAALWDEVRDRLHQSAMGLSGGQMQRLCIARAVAVNPEIILMDEPCSALDPRSTSRIEDLIRELRGEYTIIIVTHNMQQAARISDYTAYMYLGELIEYGPTQKLFTVPERKETEDYITGRFG
- the pstA gene encoding phosphate ABC transporter permease PstA; protein product: MVFWPKKVTLATLTDGGHLLGEVIQEEENPATGKKRVQFKIGNRDLYGLDFKWVDEASVSNFSLPPEIYVLERQEHGNFYGSLKELKIPGLILPADKKKSLQAALDAILPQQAEVAEIDRQIATLNRQVEQSNNKLARLRYHKEENTPVAAALQEEEKNIKAEFDRLVVLLGSKRAIVSANVAVMVDAGGQEKIIALANIVRCYQPNSMSWLQKCSYYGKRLGELLFAEPRESNTEGGLFPAIFGTIMLILLMSILSFPVGVIAGIYLREYAKDGYLVKMVRIAVNNLAGIPSIVYGIFGLGFFVYGVGGQIDQLFFPEMLPTPTFGTGGILWASLTLGLLTVPVVIVATEEALGAIPPGIREGSQALAATKFQTLTRILLPMASPGILTGFILAMARAAGEVAPLMITGVVKLAPALPLDGSFPYLHLDRKFMHLGFHIYDIGFQSPNVEAAKPMVYVTTLLLILIVLIMTSTAIHLRNKMRERFSVADL